Genomic window (Candidatus Nitrosocosmicus franklandus):
GGCTTCTGCATCATAGCCAGCTACAATAATTGGGGCAACTGGGCCAAATACCTCTTCTTGAGCTATAGACATTTTGGCTCGATATTCTTGAGAACTGTTGGTCTGTAAAAATTGCCTTTATTTCCTACTTGTTCTCCTCCTGTTAGAATTTCGGTACCTTCTTTAATTGAGGTTTTAACCTGCGAATCTATTTTCTGTAGACCGCTAGCATTTACAAGCGGCCCTATATCAGTATTGTCCGACATGGGATCACCCACATTAAGCGTTTCAGTTTTTTGAACGAATTTTTCAATGAACTCGTTAGCAATATCTTTTACTACAATAAAACGTTTTGAGGCTATACAGCTTTGACCACAATTTATAAAACGTCCCTTTATGGCACCGTCGGATGCTTTCTCGATATCGGCATCTTCACACACTATGAAAGGATCACTTCCTCCCAACTCTAACACCGTTTTCTTCACCTGAGATGTGGCCCTTTGCGCAACCTTTGCACCTACAGGAACACTTCCAGTGAACGTTACTGCATTAATATCCGAATCAATTAGTGACTCTGCAATTCTTGAGTCACCTATCAGTGTTTGAAATACTCCTTCTGGAATCCCTATTCTATCGAACGCATTTTCTATATTAATACCACATTGCATAGTAACACTAGACGGCTTTAATACAATCGTATTACCGACCATTAACGAAGGTGCTGCAAATCTTAATGCTTGCCAGTATGGAAAGTTCCACGGCATAATGCTGCCTACTACTCCAATAGGCTGAAATTTTATCATGGATTTCCTTGCATCAGTATTTATAATTTCATCTGTAGAAATGATCTGTCCATTATCGGCGTAATATTCTATCGCCCAAGCACATTTTTCAACTTCGGATCTGGCTTCTTTTATTGCCTTTCCCATTTCATTTGTGGCGGTTCTTGCAAGGTTCTCTTTATTTTTTCGTAATTCATTAGCAACAGCATAGAGATAATCTATTCTTTTGTTTGTATCTTTTTTCCACTCTTGAAAAGCAATTCTGGATTTCTTTACTCTATCCGTTATCTGATCTTTGGTCATATTTTTGTATTTGTTGACAACCTCTCTTGTTGCAGGATTTATAGTCTCAAATTCCATTGCTGAATCTGTCGAGGAATCTGTCATGGATTTATTATCCCTCTACCTGCAATTTTGCCCTCTTTTAACATCGTCAAGGCTTGTGTTGCCTGATCAAGTTTAAATCGATTTGAAATTAGTGGTTTTATTACTCCTCTTTTAGCTAATGAAACTAATTCTGCCAAATCATTTATCGTTCCAGTGTATGATCCAATCAACCGGTACGCTCTAGTTGGCATACTTACGAGACCCAATTTCAATTCGCCGCCAAATAGTCCTACCAAAACTACTTTTGCCCTTCTTCTAAGAAATTGCATATCAACCTCTACGGTTTTTGATGCATTGACAAAATCAATTACTGCGTCAGCGCCAAGATTATTGGTTAGTTCCATTATTGACTTGACAGTATCTTCTTTTTTTGAATTGATTACATCATTGGCGCCATTATCTTTGGCATTTTTTAATTTGTCGTCGTTGATATCCAGCGCGATAATCCGGGCGCCAGTAACTGATCTCGCTAGCTGTATGGCCATCAATCCCAATCCACCTGTGCCAACAATCACAACATTGTCATTTGGTTTTAAATTAGCATTCTTAACTGCTCCATACGCAGTAAGTGCAGAACATGACAATGTAGCAGCTGCGTCCATATCCAAATCATCATTTATTTTTATTAGATATTTGAAACTTGGTATTAAAACGTACTCTGAATAACCTCCATCTAAATATACACCTAATGATCGCGGTTTATCACAAAGGTTTTCCTCACCACTTCTACAAGCAGGACACAAGCCTTCACCTATCCAGGGATATACAATTACTTTTTCATTTTTACTAAATCCTTCGGCTTGATCTCCTAAACTCTCTATAGTACCCGCTATTTCATGACCTGGAGTCAACGGATATTTTACCCCTCTATCAGTTGTTTTTAAGATTTGTCCATCAAGGCCTTCATATCCCCCATCCCACAAATGAATATCGCTATGACATACTCCTGAAGAACGAACTTTAACAAGAACCTGTGGTCCCATAGGTTTGGGAATTTCAAGTTGTTGTACTTCCAAAGGTTCATGTGGTTTAGTAATTCTTGCTGATTTCATATAGGAGTTAGGAAGTTACTGCATATAAAGAATGATCAATAAAATAGAATGGAATAAAGCATTATCAAGATTTATTTTTCATGAATATTCATCTATGCTCTTGGTAATAGTTATTCAATGCTATCATTTGTCGAGTTCCTATTAAAAAATAAGTATTTTATTTTATTATTATCGCATAAATGAATTTATTTTTTGGCTTATGTAATCCTAATTTCTCTTATAGTGGTCGCCGGACTTTTTGTTGTAATGATAGTAAATTTTTCACTTTTAAGAAGGAATATACAAATACAAAGTGAACGGCAGATTTATTCTAGAATAAAGGATACAAGGGCTTGAACTCGAAAACACTTAATCGTTTACCAAGATGGCAAAAGAAAGCCGTATTTTTCTAGAGCGAATTTCTTTGGTTGATAATCCCAACGAATACTATAATATAGTGACATTTCTAGATTTATTCAAATTCTTATTCGCGTTTAACAAATGAGACTTAATTGATTCTGACATATGATTCCGGTGGAAAGGTCTTGTGAGAATAGCAATGACTATACCAAAATTTAAGTGCGTATGGGATAAAACAAATTACATTCAATCCATTGAATTCAGAAGTTTCACGAATTCTCTTTAAAGTAATTTGAATTAGAATAAAGTATCGATCGGAATGGCAATGTTATTTCCCAAAAGTTATTGATATTAATGCATGAGGCCGACCAAAACATAATAGTATCCATACGATAAATAGCCATTGAAATCCAAAGTAATCTATTTATAATGATTTTGTAATCCGATTTTAAAAAATCACGAATCTAATCAATTTCTTTGCTGACTTACTGTAATTCAGTCTCATTAATTGCTATTTTTAGCCCTTATTGTAAAAGGTAAGATACTTCATGTCCCTCCTAACACTTTTTTAGAAAATGTCTATTCAGTCCAAGTGCAAGTTTTTCTTCTACTTATTTTTTGATTTTATCTATTACTTCTTTAAATTTTCCAAATTTAACCATGTTTTGCCTTCCCTGTATTTCCTGTTTCCATGCAATAAACCCACCTTCAATACTAAAGGCGTTAAATCCTTGTGTGTTAAGCTCATCTGTTGCAATGTCTGCTCTATTACCCACAGTAGAGTAAAGATATAATGGTACTTGTCTAAGTCTATCTAAATCCCCATTTCTTGAGTCTCTAATTAACTGTGTAAGTGGTATATTGACAGCTCCAAATATCTTGCTATCACCTCCATCGAACTCCTGGCCTTCCAACTCCTTTCCATCTCTTACATCTATAATCATATATTTTCCAGGCTTGCCTCTTTTTTTCTGCAAGTCTCTAGGCGATATTTTATTTGTCATTAAGAGCAATACTACGTGCTAACTATATTTAATTTCCTTATGTACACGAGTAATACCATAGTAAAATAAAGCTAAATTGCAAAAATATATAACATGGTTTAGAAAGTTTCTTAGATTAAAGGTAATTGTTAATCATATACATCGACTCTGGGGTATAACCTCTACGAATTTCTTAGTTTAAAGGTTCCATATATTACATATACAAGGTATCAATAAACCAGTTAGATCAATGACATTTCTACTTGTTATTTCCAAAAAAATATTGACTTTGATTTGTTTATGAGAGATAATAGGAATGATGATCCTTAGATTTTATTCTCAAATATAGGAATGTATATACAATAACGTTGCTATAGTTAAGTGATTATATAAATGGGTCTAGAAGAAGATGCAATAAATCTCCATCGAACACTAAAGGGAAAAATCGAAATTCACAATACCATTGATATAAATAAATCTTTTAATGGCAAGAGCGATGTACTTGACCTTATTTATACTCTAGGTGTGGCATTTGTATCGCGAGTTATAAGTAAAGATAAAAAATTAGCATTTGATTATACGTCCAAATGGAACAATGTTGCCATTATTTGTGATGGGACACGGGTACTGGGATTAGGAGATGTTGGTCCCGAAGCTGCAATTCCAGTTATGGAAGGAAAATCTGTATTGTTCAAAGTTTTAGGTGGAGTGAATGCTTTTCCTCTGTGTATTGATACCAAAGATAAGGAGGAAATTATTAAATTAGTAAAATCTATTCAACCAATTTTTGGTGCAATCAATATAGAAGATATTGAATCACCGAAAGTACTTGAGATTGTAGAAAGACTACAGAAAGAACTTATGATACCAGTCTTCCATGATGATCAACACGGTACAGCAATAATAGCTTTAGCAGGATTATTAAATGCGCTTAAAATAGTACAAAAGAAAATAGACCAAATAAGAGTGGTAATTGCAGGAGCTGGATCAGCTGGATATGGGATATTCAGAATACTGATAGAAGCAGGATGCAAGGATATTGTCGTAACTGACAGTATTGGAGCATTATATGAAAATCGAACCACTGGCATGAAAAATCCATATAAAAGAGAGATATCGGAAAAATCAAATCCTATGAAATTAACTGGAAGTCTTATTGAGGTCATGAAAGGGGCAGATGTATTCATGGGAGTATCTGGAAAGGGTAAATTGATAAATAAAGATATGATACAAACAATGAATCCTGACCCAATTATTTTTGGTTTAAGTAATCCTGATCCTGAAATTCTACCTTCTGATGCTTTAGAGGCGGGTGCGACAATTGTTGCTACTGGAAGATCGGATTTTGCAAATCAGATAAACAACGCTGTAGTTTTTCCATCAATACTTCGTGCTCTTTTGGATCTTCGAATCAATACGCTAACTCAAGGTATGCTGGTAGCGGTTGCTACAGCCATAGCAAATATACTCGATAATAAACAGTTAAAATCAGATTATATAATACCGAAAGTCGATGATCCTCGGATTATTCATATTGTTACAGATACATTAAGAAATGCAATACAAAATCATTTAGAAAATAAAACTGAAACTATAGCATAATCAGTTTTTGATCACAAACGTATTGGGTTAAGACTTCCTATTACCTATATAATGGTACGCTAATCAGAAGACAAAAAAAATATTCAACCGCTTTCTAGACCAGATAATTTGTCAATGAATAATAGTCCTAATTATATAGTAACAAGGTTTAAAAAGGAAGACGCGCATAATAATGGATGGCAAATTATGAAAATATAAAAAATTGTCTAGATAAGAGTGGAGAAGTAATGATAAGACTCGACAACAACGAGAGTATCGAATTGCATAAACATAATGTAACTTTCGATGATAATTCAAAAGAAATCATAATTGACGCTGGTACTGAGACCTATTGGATTGGAGCTGAAAAGGTTTCTTACTATTGGATACATAAAGAAGGCTTTAGTAAAGAATAATACCTTTTCTAGCCATAACCATTTGTATCAAATTGATCAAAGTTACAGTATAACAGGAAATCTAGAGCCAAAAGATCCAAAAAAGATAACTAGATTTAAATCATCCAACTTTTATAAAATTTATTTCAGTTAGTTAATTGCTGTGCTTTCTAAATAACATTCTATTGTAGTACATTATAAATTTTGTTACAAATACGTACATATGCCAATAGACCCAGAGTTTCCAAAGAATCATAAAATTATAGGAAAACATAAAAACGCAGATGGAAGATTTCATTTTGTTTGGGGTCCTGGGAGGACTGATGCTGAATCCTCCGAAAACGCAGATGTTCAAGATGCGTATAAGCAAAGAAACGAAGAATACGTAGGTCTAGGAGTGCATGGAACATTTGTAGCACTGGATTGGGATTCATGTATTGCTGATGGAGCTTGTATTGAGGCATGCCCTGTACAGGTGTACCAATGGTACAGATCAGAACAAGACGTTCCTGCCATAGAGATGACCAATACTACTAGTGAAGGAATAGGTGAGGACCGCAATAGAGAAGGAAGAAAAGATTATACAGATAAATCAGACCCAATAAGAGAAAGGGATTGTATTTGGTGTATGGCATGTGTGACCGTATGTCCCACCAATTCTATCAAAGTAGATGAAGCCAATTTAACGATACATGATGAGATGTCAAAAAAGTTTTAGCTGATGTATCCATACAAAACAATTTTAATGTTTGATATTATATTATTCAGGGAAAGTGATCGATCTTTCTTCTTTTAGAATCCGAAAAATAAAATGACATTACTGAAAAGTACCTTTAAAATCAAGGGACATTTAAACGAGAAACAGAAGGGAAAATATGCTACCTATACAGAGAATCGCAGATAAGTATGGGAATATATTATTTGACCATTAATATTAGATTATAACAGGAGTTATTTTATCCCAAGGGAGTAGCATATGTTACGAGATAAAATTTCAATAAAGAGAAATATTCCAATATCAAAGATGACTGGAGGTATGATATCTCTTTTAGTAAATGATTTTCTTGTGCGTGATAAAAAATATTATTCAGTACATTACAAATTAATTCCCTATTTAAGGAAAAGGGTCTATCTGGATTATGGAACCGTTCTAAGAGAAACAAGTGCCAAGAAATAAATCAAAAGATTTATGACTCAACTTATTCGCCATTAATCCTTGTGGTACGACCAATTATTTAACTTCAGGCTAAGAATAGATACCATTTCTTTGTTTATCTCAAAATTTCGTTAGATTTCAAGAGAAAGAAAAGAAAAATGATTAACATGTTACGTTACTATACCATATGTCATAATTAGATTAATAATTAATTTAGGATATAATAACATATGCAAATACAATCATTTCTTAAGTTATTATAGGATAATGTCATATATAATAAATTGAGGAAAATTAATATCGAAAATCAAAATAATTATCCATTTATATTCACAAAAACAAAGGAAACTTCCAATGAAATTAACTCTAAAAAAAGTTTAGAGTTTAAAGAAGACAATGTTTTAGACTTTAGAACACTTTGCAATTTGCGAAAAGGTCGGCTGGAAAGTGTACTGGGTGAAAGATATGAATACAATACATCTATCGACAAAGGTCAAAGATTCTTACTTCAACACGTCAATTCCAAAATTCATCTTGTCATAATGTATGCCGATATGGTAGGCTCTACCAAAATGAGCATGACATTACCTACCGAGAAGGTCGTCACTATCATAAAAGCATTTTCTCATGAGTTATCCTCAGTAATAGAAAGTTACGGAGGTTTTGTTTTAAAATATGTAGGCGACGCTATTATAGCCTTTTTTCCTTCAGGATTTAACAAGTATCTTATTTGTGATAGAGCATACCGTTGTGCTAATTCAATGCTGTCAACAGTAAGAAATGACATCAATCCTGTCTTTCGTAGACATGGTTATCCAGTGTTGCAGATTAAAATAGGTATGACTGAAGGAGAAAGTGTTGTTATCCAATATGGAAAAGATAACA
Coding sequences:
- a CDS encoding alcohol dehydrogenase; protein product: MKSARITKPHEPLEVQQLEIPKPMGPQVLVKVRSSGVCHSDIHLWDGGYEGLDGQILKTTDRGVKYPLTPGHEIAGTIESLGDQAEGFSKNEKVIVYPWIGEGLCPACRSGEENLCDKPRSLGVYLDGGYSEYVLIPSFKYLIKINDDLDMDAAATLSCSALTAYGAVKNANLKPNDNVVIVGTGGLGLMAIQLARSVTGARIIALDINDDKLKNAKDNGANDVINSKKEDTVKSIMELTNNLGADAVIDFVNASKTVEVDMQFLRRRAKVVLVGLFGGELKLGLVSMPTRAYRLIGSYTGTINDLAELVSLAKRGVIKPLISNRFKLDQATQALTMLKEGKIAGRGIINP
- a CDS encoding rhodanese-like domain-containing protein, yielding MTNKISPRDLQKKRGKPGKYMIIDVRDGKELEGQEFDGGDSKIFGAVNIPLTQLIRDSRNGDLDRLRQVPLYLYSTVGNRADIATDELNTQGFNAFSIEGGFIAWKQEIQGRQNMVKFGKFKEVIDKIKK
- a CDS encoding NAD(P)-dependent malic enzyme, encoding MGLEEDAINLHRTLKGKIEIHNTIDINKSFNGKSDVLDLIYTLGVAFVSRVISKDKKLAFDYTSKWNNVAIICDGTRVLGLGDVGPEAAIPVMEGKSVLFKVLGGVNAFPLCIDTKDKEEIIKLVKSIQPIFGAINIEDIESPKVLEIVERLQKELMIPVFHDDQHGTAIIALAGLLNALKIVQKKIDQIRVVIAGAGSAGYGIFRILIEAGCKDIVVTDSIGALYENRTTGMKNPYKREISEKSNPMKLTGSLIEVMKGADVFMGVSGKGKLINKDMIQTMNPDPIIFGLSNPDPEILPSDALEAGATIVATGRSDFANQINNAVVFPSILRALLDLRINTLTQGMLVAVATAIANILDNKQLKSDYIIPKVDDPRIIHIVTDTLRNAIQNHLENKTETIA
- a CDS encoding 4Fe-4S dicluster domain-containing protein codes for the protein MPIDPEFPKNHKIIGKHKNADGRFHFVWGPGRTDAESSENADVQDAYKQRNEEYVGLGVHGTFVALDWDSCIADGACIEACPVQVYQWYRSEQDVPAIEMTNTTSEGIGEDRNREGRKDYTDKSDPIRERDCIWCMACVTVCPTNSIKVDEANLTIHDEMSKKF
- a CDS encoding adenylate/guanylate cyclase domain-containing protein, with product MRKINIENQNNYPFIFTKTKETSNEINSKKSLEFKEDNVLDFRTLCNLRKGRLESVLGERYEYNTSIDKGQRFLLQHVNSKIHLVIMYADMVGSTKMSMTLPTEKVVTIIKAFSHELSSVIESYGGFVLKYVGDAIIAFFPSGFNKYLICDRAYRCANSMLSTVRNDINPVFRRHGYPVLQIKIGMTEGESVVIQYGKDNSSQIDLIGYVMNVTAKITSNTLPNAISVGGTFYSLLHPNSQSDFKKVPLDDRDWKYIDKHTGESYKVYSTKRPEIK